One genomic window of Candidatus Pseudobacter hemicellulosilyticus includes the following:
- the pyrF gene encoding orotidine-5'-phosphate decarboxylase: MTRQELIEQIRIRQSYLCVGLDTDLTKIPRHLLSEPDPIFAFNKAIIDATAPYCVSYKLNTAFYEALGIPGWEAMERTVDYIPKTHFTIADAKRGDIGNTSTQYARAFFETLDFDAITVAPYMGADSVKPFLEYSGKWTILLGLTSNPGAADFELQPAGDGLLYEKVLTTAAQWGDPGNLMYVVGATQADAFTRIRELTPDHFYLVPGVGAQGGSLEEISRKAMNKDVGLLVNASRAVIYASVEEDFAEKAGEAAQQYQLEMAGYL; encoded by the coding sequence ATGACAAGACAAGAATTGATTGAACAGATCCGGATCAGGCAATCCTATCTTTGTGTGGGCCTGGACACGGACCTCACTAAGATCCCCCGGCACCTGTTATCGGAGCCGGATCCTATCTTCGCTTTCAACAAAGCCATCATTGACGCTACGGCTCCCTACTGCGTCAGCTACAAGCTCAATACTGCTTTTTACGAAGCCCTGGGCATTCCCGGCTGGGAAGCTATGGAGCGCACCGTTGACTATATCCCCAAAACACATTTCACCATTGCGGACGCCAAACGCGGCGATATCGGCAATACGTCTACCCAATACGCAAGGGCTTTTTTTGAGACCCTCGATTTTGACGCCATTACCGTGGCGCCTTATATGGGGGCTGATAGTGTAAAGCCTTTCCTGGAATACAGCGGTAAATGGACCATCCTGCTGGGCCTTACCTCCAACCCCGGCGCTGCTGATTTTGAGCTGCAGCCGGCAGGTGACGGCCTGCTCTATGAAAAAGTGCTGACCACTGCTGCACAATGGGGCGATCCCGGCAACCTGATGTACGTGGTAGGCGCTACCCAGGCCGATGCTTTTACCCGCATCCGCGAGCTGACGCCTGATCATTTCTACCTGGTGCCCGGTGTAGGCGCCCAGGGCGGCAGCCTGGAAGAGATCTCCAGGAAGGCCATGAACAAAGATGTGGGCCTGCTGGTCAATGCCAGTCGCGCCGTGATCTATGCCTCCGTTGAAGAAGACTTTGCCGAAAAAGCCGGCGAAGCCGCGCAACAATACCAGCTTGAAATGGCGGGGTACCTGTAA
- a CDS encoding NAD(P)/FAD-dependent oxidoreductase, with protein MQQKQITIVGAGLVGSLLSIYLARRGHTVQLFERRPDMRREQVVAGRSINLALSDRGLLALEKVGLADAIKAISIPMHGRFLHLPDGGTGFQPYGSTGQYINSVSRGTLNKRLMDLAEEKGVTIHFSHKCTGIDWDSNTVHFEHAGKEVKVTSDIIFGSDGAFSAARLQHQLHYDRFNYQQSYIDCGYKELSIPALPGGQFAMEPNALHIWPRKDFMLIALPNPDGSFTGTLFFPFEGPQSFSHLDSEDKVRAFFEKTFPDAIALMPDYVHDFFHNPTSSLVTVKCHPWTRKDRFALIGDAAHAVVPFFGQGMNCGFEDCRVLDELVEHYGDNWEGILDEYQLLRKPDADAIADLALNNFIEMRDRVADPRFQLQKKIEAKLHEKYPDQWVPAYSLVTFSPQLRYSEALTNGQRQEQVMQQVMDRPGIETSWQDEALLEEIIGRLQALKS; from the coding sequence ATGCAACAAAAGCAAATCACCATTGTAGGAGCAGGCCTGGTAGGGTCCCTGCTATCCATCTACCTCGCCCGGCGCGGGCATACCGTGCAATTGTTTGAACGCAGACCGGATATGCGCCGCGAACAGGTAGTGGCCGGTCGCAGTATCAACCTGGCGCTGAGTGACCGCGGCCTGCTGGCCCTGGAGAAAGTGGGACTGGCCGATGCTATCAAAGCCATCTCCATCCCCATGCATGGCCGCTTCCTGCACCTGCCAGATGGCGGCACCGGCTTCCAGCCCTACGGCAGTACAGGACAGTATATCAATTCCGTGTCCCGCGGGACCCTGAATAAAAGACTGATGGACCTGGCCGAAGAAAAAGGCGTGACCATCCATTTCAGTCATAAATGCACCGGCATTGACTGGGACAGCAATACCGTGCATTTTGAGCATGCCGGCAAGGAAGTAAAAGTAACATCGGATATTATTTTCGGTTCTGATGGCGCTTTCTCTGCCGCCCGCCTGCAACACCAGCTGCACTATGACCGCTTCAACTACCAGCAATCCTATATTGACTGCGGCTACAAGGAACTGAGCATTCCGGCATTGCCCGGCGGCCAGTTTGCCATGGAGCCCAATGCCCTGCATATCTGGCCCAGGAAGGATTTTATGCTCATTGCCCTGCCCAACCCGGATGGGTCCTTTACAGGTACGCTTTTCTTCCCCTTTGAAGGACCACAATCCTTCTCGCACCTGGACAGCGAGGATAAGGTCCGTGCTTTCTTTGAAAAGACCTTCCCGGATGCTATTGCGCTGATGCCGGATTATGTACATGATTTCTTCCATAATCCTACCAGCTCCCTGGTCACGGTCAAATGCCATCCCTGGACCAGGAAGGATCGCTTTGCACTGATCGGTGATGCCGCCCATGCCGTGGTGCCTTTCTTTGGCCAGGGCATGAACTGCGGGTTTGAGGACTGCCGGGTACTGGATGAGCTGGTAGAACATTACGGCGATAACTGGGAAGGCATCCTGGACGAGTACCAGCTGCTGCGTAAGCCTGATGCTGACGCCATTGCCGACCTGGCCCTGAATAATTTTATTGAAATGCGCGACCGCGTAGCGGATCCCCGCTTCCAGCTCCAGAAGAAAATAGAGGCAAAGCTGCACGAGAAATACCCGGATCAGTGGGTCCCGGCCTATTCCCTGGTGACTTTCAGCCCGCAGCTCCGCTATTCCGAGGCCCTGACCAATGGCCAGCGCCAGGAACAGGTCATGCAGCAGGTGATGGACCGGCCGGGGATTGAAACCAGCTGGCAGGACGAGGCCTTGCTGGAGGAGATCATCGGCCGGCTGCAGGCCCTGAAAAGCTGA
- the kynU gene encoding kynureninase, translating to MQYQNTTEFALMADSLDPLKDFRQRFHIPPVNGKESIYFTGNSLGLQPRSTAAYVQQELNDWAQYGVEGHFHAKNPWFSYHELFPALLAPIVGALPEEVVVMNQLTVNLHLLMVSFYRPAGKRYKILCEAKAFPSDQYALQSQVQFHGYTPEAALIELRPREGEHCVRTEDVLEQIRQHKDSLALVMIGGVNYYSGEVFDMAAITAAAHEAGALAGFDLAHAAGNIRLALHDWQVDFACWCSYKYMNSGPGGVSGVFIHQRHIASKELHRFAGWWGQKKETRFLMEPRFDPIPTAEGWQLSNAPVLSMAAHKAALDIFAEAGMDQLISKGLQLSGYLHYVLNEINRQHDQPLIEVITPTDNKARGCQVSMLMKHRGKEVFNTLMQQGVIADWREPNVIRIAPVPLYNTYLDVWTFGQIIQDVLATP from the coding sequence ATGCAGTACCAGAATACAACCGAATTTGCCCTTATGGCCGATAGCCTGGACCCACTGAAGGATTTTCGCCAGCGTTTCCATATTCCGCCCGTGAACGGGAAAGAGAGTATCTATTTTACCGGAAACTCCCTGGGCCTGCAACCCAGGTCTACGGCCGCCTATGTGCAGCAGGAGCTGAACGACTGGGCGCAGTACGGCGTAGAAGGCCATTTCCATGCAAAGAATCCCTGGTTCTCCTATCATGAGTTGTTCCCCGCCCTGCTGGCGCCTATTGTTGGCGCTCTGCCGGAAGAAGTGGTGGTGATGAACCAGCTGACCGTAAACCTTCACCTGCTGATGGTGAGCTTTTACCGGCCCGCCGGTAAGCGTTATAAAATTTTGTGTGAGGCCAAGGCCTTTCCATCAGACCAGTATGCGCTGCAATCCCAGGTGCAGTTCCATGGCTATACACCCGAAGCCGCATTGATTGAACTGAGACCAAGGGAGGGGGAACACTGTGTCCGTACGGAAGATGTGCTGGAACAGATCCGGCAGCATAAGGACTCCCTGGCGCTGGTCATGATCGGCGGCGTGAACTACTATAGCGGTGAAGTATTTGATATGGCCGCCATCACTGCCGCTGCGCATGAAGCGGGCGCCCTGGCCGGGTTTGACCTGGCCCATGCAGCAGGCAATATCCGTTTAGCCTTGCACGACTGGCAGGTGGACTTTGCCTGCTGGTGCAGTTACAAGTATATGAACTCAGGCCCCGGCGGTGTCTCTGGCGTGTTCATTCACCAGCGGCATATCGCCAGTAAGGAACTCCATCGCTTCGCCGGCTGGTGGGGACAAAAGAAAGAAACCCGCTTTCTCATGGAACCCCGGTTCGACCCCATTCCTACTGCAGAAGGCTGGCAGCTCAGTAATGCCCCGGTACTCTCCATGGCCGCCCATAAAGCCGCCCTGGATATTTTTGCCGAGGCCGGTATGGACCAGCTGATCAGCAAGGGCCTGCAACTTTCCGGTTACCTGCACTATGTGCTGAACGAGATCAACCGCCAGCATGACCAGCCGCTTATTGAAGTGATCACGCCCACGGACAATAAAGCCCGCGGCTGCCAGGTGTCCATGCTGATGAAACACCGCGGTAAAGAAGTGTTCAACACGCTGATGCAACAGGGTGTTATTGCGGACTGGCGCGAGCCCAATGTGATCCGTATTGCACCCGTACCCCTGTATAATACTTACCTGGATGTATGGACCTTTGGACAGATCATCCAGGATGTACTGGCTACTCCATAA
- a CDS encoding Rid family hydrolase, with protein MSDNEKIIHTASAATPLGAYPHARRVGNLLFLSGIGPRNAKDNSIPGLLLNPDGSIAQYDIAAETHAVFANVKAVLEAAGSSWDKMVDVTVFLTNMKKDFPVYNKIYGEYFANVQACRTTVEISSLPTPIAIELKVIATID; from the coding sequence ATGAGCGATAACGAAAAGATCATCCATACTGCCTCCGCGGCCACACCACTGGGCGCTTATCCCCATGCGCGCCGGGTGGGCAACCTGCTCTTTTTGTCCGGTATTGGCCCCCGCAACGCCAAAGACAATTCCATCCCCGGCCTCCTGCTGAACCCGGATGGCAGTATTGCCCAATACGATATAGCTGCAGAGACCCACGCGGTCTTCGCCAACGTGAAAGCCGTGCTGGAAGCGGCCGGCAGCAGCTGGGACAAAATGGTGGATGTAACGGTCTTTCTCACCAATATGAAAAAGGATTTTCCTGTTTACAATAAAATATATGGCGAGTACTTCGCCAATGTGCAGGCCTGCAGGACCACTGTGGAGATCAGCAGCCTGCCAACCCCTATTGCCATTGAATTAAAAGTGATAGCAACTATTGATTGA
- a CDS encoding aldehyde dehydrogenase, whose translation MQPDTPFQLENFIGGRFVPPVGGRYIDNYNPATGAVSGKLPDSDEADVAAAVAAAQQAFPAWSVTPLETRFAILNRIASLIDEQLDTLALAETNDNGKPLWLSKKVDIPRASSNFRFFATGIMHFSAESHQMEDKAINYTLRQPVGVVGCISPWNLPLYLFTWKIAPALAAGNCVVAKPSEVTPVTAYLLAHIAKAAGLPDGVLNILHGSGANTGAAIVAHPAIKAISFTGSTRAGAQIAAVAAPLFKKLSLELGGKNPNIIFADCDWEKMMATTVQSSFANQGQICLCGSRILVEASIYERFKKEFTEKTRQLTVGDPLDSSSRQGAIVSKVHFDKVMRCIETAKQEGGTVLTGGHALQPEGRCAGGWFIAPTVIEGPGPDSQTNQEEIFGPVVTLQSFSTEGEALQLANASQYGLAATIWTQDIGRANRLAAQVQSGIIWVNCWLLRDLRTPFGGMKNSGVGREGGWEALRFFTEPKNVCLQL comes from the coding sequence ATGCAGCCCGATACACCCTTTCAACTGGAGAATTTTATCGGCGGCCGCTTTGTTCCACCGGTGGGTGGCCGTTATATAGATAACTATAATCCCGCTACCGGCGCTGTCTCCGGCAAGCTCCCTGACAGCGATGAGGCCGATGTGGCCGCTGCCGTAGCCGCCGCTCAGCAGGCTTTCCCGGCCTGGTCGGTCACGCCGCTGGAAACCCGTTTCGCTATCCTCAACCGGATCGCTTCCCTCATTGACGAACAGCTGGACACCCTGGCGCTGGCGGAAACCAACGACAATGGCAAACCACTCTGGCTGAGTAAGAAAGTGGATATCCCGCGCGCTTCTTCCAATTTTCGGTTCTTCGCTACCGGTATCATGCATTTTTCAGCCGAGAGCCACCAGATGGAGGACAAGGCTATCAACTATACGCTGCGCCAGCCTGTTGGCGTGGTAGGCTGCATCTCCCCCTGGAACCTGCCGCTTTACCTTTTTACCTGGAAAATAGCGCCGGCCCTGGCTGCCGGTAACTGCGTAGTGGCCAAACCTTCCGAGGTAACGCCCGTAACCGCTTACCTGCTGGCACATATTGCCAAAGCGGCCGGTCTGCCCGATGGAGTACTCAATATCCTGCATGGCAGCGGCGCCAATACGGGCGCAGCTATTGTTGCCCATCCTGCTATCAAAGCCATTTCCTTTACCGGCAGCACCCGTGCAGGGGCGCAGATAGCAGCCGTAGCAGCACCCTTGTTTAAAAAATTATCCCTGGAACTGGGTGGTAAGAACCCCAATATCATATTTGCGGATTGCGACTGGGAAAAGATGATGGCCACTACGGTGCAATCTTCTTTTGCCAACCAGGGACAGATCTGTCTCTGCGGCAGCCGCATCCTGGTGGAAGCCAGTATCTATGAACGTTTCAAAAAGGAATTTACAGAAAAGACCCGCCAGCTGACGGTTGGCGATCCGCTGGACAGCAGCTCCAGACAAGGCGCTATTGTGAGTAAGGTCCATTTTGATAAAGTGATGCGCTGTATTGAAACGGCTAAGCAGGAGGGAGGTACTGTCCTTACCGGCGGTCATGCCCTGCAGCCCGAAGGCCGCTGTGCCGGCGGCTGGTTCATTGCGCCCACAGTAATAGAAGGACCGGGGCCGGATAGCCAGACCAACCAGGAGGAGATCTTCGGACCGGTAGTGACCCTGCAATCTTTTAGCACGGAAGGGGAAGCCCTGCAACTGGCCAATGCCTCGCAATATGGGCTGGCCGCTACTATCTGGACCCAGGATATTGGACGAGCCAACAGGCTTGCTGCACAGGTCCAATCAGGCATTATCTGGGTCAACTGCTGGCTGCTGCGTGATCTGCGTACGCCTTTTGGTGGGATGAAGAACAGCGGGGTAGGGCGTGAAGGCGGATGGGAGGCCCTGCGCTTTTTTACGGAGCCGAAGAATGTATGCCTGCAATTGTAA
- a CDS encoding SDR family oxidoreductase — MDLSLKGKYALVCGSTQGIGLAIARELAILGAHCTLLSRNEGSLKEALLQLDATAGQQHGYLVADFSQPETVSAAITRHVAANPVHILINNTGGPPPGPIVEATTEDFLKTFNQHLVCNHILATAVTPSMKAAQYGRIINIISTSVRIPLKNLGVSNTIRGAVASWAKTLSLELGQFNITVNNVLPGFTTTARLEGLVKNISANKQQSEAQVSEEMAAEVPMKRFGKPEEVAAVAAFLATPAAAYVNGVSIPVDGGRTGSI, encoded by the coding sequence ATGGATCTTTCACTAAAAGGAAAATACGCCCTTGTATGCGGCAGTACGCAGGGCATTGGTCTGGCCATTGCCCGGGAACTGGCCATTCTTGGCGCTCATTGCACCCTGTTATCCAGGAATGAAGGCTCGCTGAAGGAAGCCCTGCTGCAGCTGGATGCCACAGCAGGCCAGCAGCATGGTTACCTGGTGGCTGATTTCAGTCAGCCGGAAACAGTATCGGCAGCTATCACCAGGCATGTGGCGGCTAACCCCGTTCATATCCTGATCAACAATACCGGCGGCCCCCCGCCCGGTCCTATTGTGGAGGCCACTACGGAGGATTTCCTGAAAACTTTTAACCAGCACCTGGTCTGTAATCATATCCTGGCCACAGCTGTTACGCCTTCCATGAAGGCTGCGCAATATGGCCGGATCATCAATATTATTTCTACTTCGGTCAGGATACCGCTGAAGAACCTGGGTGTCAGCAATACCATCCGTGGCGCGGTGGCCAGCTGGGCCAAGACCCTTTCCCTGGAGCTGGGACAATTCAATATCACGGTCAACAATGTACTGCCTGGGTTTACCACTACGGCGCGACTGGAAGGCCTGGTAAAAAATATTTCTGCTAACAAGCAGCAATCCGAAGCACAGGTCAGTGAAGAGATGGCTGCCGAAGTACCCATGAAACGATTCGGTAAACCTGAGGAAGTGGCGGCTGTAGCGGCTTTCCTGGCAACGCCTGCCGCCGCCTATGTAAACGGGGTGAGCATCCCCGTTGACGGAGGCAGGACCGGCTCTATTTAG
- a CDS encoding 3-hydroxyanthranilate 3,4-dioxygenase yields the protein MPIAAPFNLKRWIDEHRDLLKPPVGNQCIYKEAENFIVMVVGGPNARKDYHYNESEELYYQVEGNMVLKIIDNGVPRAIPINEGDMFLLPPMTPHSPQRPANTVGLVIEKIREDEENEKDAFMWFCESCGNKLYEEFVFVSDIVQQLPPIMERFYSSEDLRTCKKCGTVMAPPVKL from the coding sequence ATGCCTATAGCCGCGCCTTTCAACCTGAAACGCTGGATCGATGAGCACCGTGACCTGCTCAAACCGCCTGTTGGCAATCAATGTATATATAAGGAGGCAGAGAATTTCATTGTGATGGTTGTTGGCGGCCCCAATGCCCGCAAAGATTACCACTATAATGAAAGTGAAGAGTTGTATTACCAGGTAGAAGGCAATATGGTGCTGAAGATCATTGACAATGGCGTACCCCGCGCTATCCCCATCAATGAAGGGGATATGTTCCTGCTGCCGCCCATGACCCCGCACTCACCACAGCGTCCCGCCAACACAGTTGGACTGGTGATTGAAAAGATCCGGGAAGATGAGGAGAACGAGAAAGATGCGTTCATGTGGTTCTGCGAAAGCTGCGGCAATAAGCTGTATGAAGAATTTGTCTTTGTCAGCGATATTGTACAACAACTGCCTCCTATCATGGAGCGTTTTTATTCATCCGAAGACCTGCGCACCTGCAAAAAATGTGGCACCGTCATGGCGCCTCCGGTCAAATTATAG
- a CDS encoding amidohydrolase family protein, which translates to MKIDIHTHIMPDKMPNWVQKFGYGEFIHLEHRNCKACMMKGDKLFREVEDNCFRESVRLEEMDATGVTIQVLSTIPVLFNYWAKPADGLETARFFNDHIAETVNQRPDRFIGIGTVPLQDIDLSIREMERCVTALKMPGLEIGSNINGLNLSDKKFFPFYEAAEKLGCALFVHPWEMMGEDQMQRYWLPWLVGMPAETSRAICSMIFGGVLASFPKLRVAFAHGGGSFPFTIGRIEHGFDVRPDLVAIDNPVSPREYIGKFWVDSLVHDPQAFDFLVKTMGAANICLGSDYPFPLGEQHPGKMIASLAIDPLLKEQFLYRNALDWLGRN; encoded by the coding sequence ATGAAAATAGATATCCACACGCATATCATGCCGGATAAGATGCCCAACTGGGTACAGAAATTCGGCTATGGGGAATTCATTCACCTGGAACACCGCAACTGCAAAGCCTGTATGATGAAGGGCGATAAACTGTTCCGGGAAGTGGAAGACAACTGTTTCAGGGAATCTGTCCGGCTGGAAGAGATGGACGCCACCGGCGTAACCATCCAGGTACTGTCTACCATCCCCGTACTCTTTAACTACTGGGCCAAACCGGCCGATGGACTGGAAACGGCCCGCTTTTTCAACGACCATATCGCGGAAACAGTGAACCAGCGCCCGGATCGCTTCATTGGCATCGGCACTGTACCCCTCCAGGATATTGACCTGTCCATCCGGGAAATGGAACGCTGTGTGACAGCATTGAAAATGCCCGGCCTGGAGATCGGCAGCAATATCAACGGTCTCAATCTTTCCGATAAAAAATTCTTTCCCTTTTACGAGGCGGCCGAAAAACTGGGCTGCGCCCTCTTTGTACACCCCTGGGAAATGATGGGGGAAGACCAGATGCAGCGCTACTGGCTCCCCTGGCTGGTAGGCATGCCGGCTGAGACCAGCAGGGCTATCTGCTCCATGATCTTTGGCGGGGTACTGGCCAGTTTCCCCAAACTGCGCGTAGCGTTTGCCCATGGCGGCGGCTCCTTTCCTTTTACCATCGGGCGTATTGAACACGGGTTTGACGTAAGGCCGGACCTGGTAGCCATTGACAATCCCGTATCCCCCAGGGAATATATTGGCAAATTCTGGGTAGACAGCCTGGTGCATGATCCACAGGCTTTTGATTTCCTGGTCAAAACGATGGGTGCAGCAAATATCTGTCTTGGCAGCGATTACCCATTCCCGTTAGGAGAACAGCATCCCGGGAAAATGATAGCATCACTTGCTATAGATCCCTTGCTGAAGGAACAGTTCCTATACCGTAATGCATTGGACTGGCTGGGGAGAAACTAA
- a CDS encoding glycerophosphodiester phosphodiesterase family protein, whose amino-acid sequence MKKSKELIELLCIVLVVAACHAVKKTPEAMLPVFDKEGHRGCRGLMPENTIPAMLHALELGVTTLEMDAVITRDSQVILSHEPFFNHEITTKPDGSYVTEAEERQLNIFGMTYAETQRFDVGLKPHPRFPRQQRMAATKPLLGAVIEAVEAAVKAGKAQPVLYNIETKCQPATDNKYHPAPEAFIDLLMPVLVEKGITQRVIIQSFDFRTLKVLHSRYPQIHTAALIEADNKKDLAAQIEELGFTPTIFSPAYELVTPEMVEDCRARKVKLIPWTVNSKKEMDTLRAIGVDGIISDYPDLFN is encoded by the coding sequence ATGAAAAAGTCGAAGGAGCTCATTGAGCTGCTCTGTATTGTCCTGGTGGTAGCAGCCTGTCATGCGGTCAAAAAAACACCTGAAGCCATGTTACCTGTTTTCGATAAGGAAGGCCATCGCGGATGCCGGGGCCTGATGCCGGAAAATACCATCCCGGCCATGCTCCACGCATTGGAACTCGGTGTTACTACCCTGGAAATGGATGCCGTGATCACCAGGGACAGCCAGGTGATCCTCTCCCACGAACCTTTTTTCAATCACGAGATCACAACAAAGCCCGATGGCTCCTATGTAACGGAAGCCGAAGAGCGGCAGCTGAATATTTTTGGTATGACCTACGCCGAAACCCAGCGTTTTGATGTGGGCCTCAAACCTCATCCGCGTTTTCCGCGCCAGCAGCGGATGGCGGCCACCAAACCCCTGCTGGGTGCGGTGATTGAAGCTGTGGAAGCGGCTGTCAAAGCGGGCAAAGCCCAGCCGGTGCTGTATAATATTGAAACCAAATGCCAGCCGGCTACTGACAACAAATACCACCCGGCGCCGGAAGCTTTTATCGACCTGCTGATGCCGGTACTGGTGGAGAAAGGGATCACGCAGCGCGTGATCATCCAGTCATTCGATTTCCGCACCCTGAAGGTCCTGCACAGCAGGTATCCCCAGATACATACGGCTGCGCTCATTGAGGCCGATAACAAAAAAGACCTGGCCGCCCAGATAGAAGAGCTGGGCTTTACACCCACTATCTTTAGCCCGGCCTATGAGCTGGTAACGCCTGAAATGGTGGAAGACTGCCGCGCCCGGAAAGTAAAACTGATCCCCTGGACAGTGAACAGCAAAAAAGAAATGGATACCCTCCGTGCCATCGGCGTGGATGGCATTATCTCCGACTATCCCGATCTGTTCAATTAG
- a CDS encoding Mrp/NBP35 family ATP-binding protein, translating into MTPEKVLAALSHVQEPDLGKDIVTLNMVKDVVINGNDVSFTVVLTTPACPMKDMIQRACVNAIKLMVSKEANVTVHMTANTSSNRKDPQAVLPKVKNIIAVVSGKGGVGKSTVAANLALAFAKSGASVGLMDADIYGPSVPIMFGVRGVRPMMKQVPGSEKGLIVPLERHGIRLMSIGLLVDEKNAVVWRGPMASSAIRQFVTDVDWDELDYLVIDMPPGTGDIHLTLLQTVPVTGIVVVTTPQEVALADAKKAVAMFGQAQIKVPIIGLVENMSYFTPAELPNNKYYIFGKDGGRKLAEEYDIPFLGQIPLIQSIREGGDSGEPIMVSDDTVTKAAFEEFAANAIRSISMRNANLGATKVVEVIE; encoded by the coding sequence ATGACCCCGGAGAAAGTACTGGCCGCATTGAGCCATGTTCAGGAACCTGATCTTGGAAAGGACATCGTGACACTGAATATGGTGAAAGATGTGGTGATCAATGGCAATGATGTGTCTTTTACAGTGGTGCTGACCACGCCTGCCTGTCCTATGAAGGATATGATCCAGCGGGCCTGCGTAAATGCTATAAAACTGATGGTCAGCAAAGAGGCCAATGTAACTGTACATATGACGGCCAATACCAGCAGCAACCGCAAGGATCCCCAGGCGGTACTGCCCAAAGTAAAGAATATCATTGCTGTGGTCAGCGGTAAAGGCGGGGTAGGGAAGAGTACTGTTGCTGCCAACCTGGCGCTTGCTTTTGCTAAGAGTGGGGCTTCCGTAGGGTTGATGGACGCAGATATCTATGGTCCCAGCGTGCCCATCATGTTTGGTGTGCGGGGCGTAAGGCCCATGATGAAGCAGGTGCCGGGCAGCGAGAAAGGCCTGATTGTTCCGCTGGAGCGTCATGGCATCCGCCTCATGAGCATCGGGCTGCTGGTAGATGAAAAAAATGCCGTGGTATGGCGTGGGCCTATGGCCAGTTCCGCCATCCGCCAGTTTGTAACAGATGTGGACTGGGATGAACTGGATTACCTGGTCATTGATATGCCCCCCGGTACCGGAGATATTCACCTCACCCTGCTGCAGACCGTTCCGGTCACCGGCATCGTGGTGGTCACCACGCCGCAGGAAGTGGCGCTGGCCGATGCCAAAAAAGCCGTGGCTATGTTTGGCCAGGCGCAGATCAAAGTGCCCATCATCGGCCTCGTGGAGAACATGAGCTATTTCACCCCGGCTGAGCTGCCCAATAATAAATATTACATTTTTGGTAAGGATGGCGGCAGGAAACTGGCCGAGGAATATGATATTCCTTTCCTGGGACAGATCCCGCTGATACAAAGTATCCGTGAAGGCGGCGACAGTGGCGAGCCCATCATGGTGAGCGATGATACCGTGACCAAAGCAGCTTTTGAGGAATTTGCCGCCAATGCCATCCGCAGCATTTCCATGCGCAACGCTAATCTTGGCGCTACCAAAGTAGTGGAAGTGATTGAATAG
- a CDS encoding carboxypeptidase-like regulatory domain-containing protein, translated as MKRHLLFLLVFSVVAPFAAKAQFENLSDSVVQLFGIVMTADSLKAIPSVSIVVKGQNRGTISNEQGVFSIVVMKGDQIEFSSIGYKAKLAEIPRNIEGNQYSMIQLLVTDADYLPATIIKPRPTKEQFERDFVNVAIPDDDLEIARKNNDATTRRILARSLPTDGREGSNMLLRNQANRAYYYGQAPPQNIFNPFAWGEFIQAWKRGDFKNNK; from the coding sequence ATGAAAAGACATTTACTGTTCCTATTGGTGTTCAGCGTAGTAGCTCCGTTTGCGGCAAAGGCCCAATTCGAAAATCTCAGCGATTCCGTAGTCCAGCTCTTCGGTATTGTAATGACCGCTGACAGCCTCAAGGCCATCCCCTCGGTGAGCATTGTGGTAAAAGGACAAAACCGCGGCACCATCAGCAATGAACAGGGTGTTTTCTCTATTGTGGTCATGAAGGGCGACCAGATAGAGTTCTCTTCCATCGGTTATAAAGCCAAACTAGCCGAGATCCCCCGAAATATTGAAGGCAACCAGTACAGCATGATCCAGCTGCTGGTGACCGATGCCGACTACCTCCCGGCCACCATCATCAAACCAAGGCCCACCAAGGAGCAGTTTGAACGGGATTTTGTCAATGTGGCCATCCCGGATGACGACCTGGAAATTGCCCGTAAGAACAATGACGCCACCACCCGCCGCATCCTGGCCCGCTCCCTGCCTACAGACGGGCGCGAAGGCTCCAATATGCTGCTGCGCAACCAGGCCAACCGGGCCTACTATTATGGACAGGCGCCTCCACAGAATATCTTCAACCCCTTTGCCTGGGGTGAGTTCATCCAGGCCTGGAAACGGGGCGACTTCAAGAACAATAAGTAA